CTAGCCCATTCACCTGAGATTCTATATTCTATATATTTGGCATTGTCGCTTGACTTTCCTAGAGACTGCTAAAGGTTTGGGCTGCGTGTGTGCTCTGGAATGTCAGTCCGGGGGCTGGGGCATTAACAAATGGCTAAAAACTATCAGGTATTGTCTGGGTGGCTTCGTCTCCCTAATTTGTGACTAAATAGTACAGTTAGCAACATCACTAATTAACATTAATGAAACGTCACCAGCTatctcttaaaattattttatttatcatggtATTTtagtaaaacagaaaacaagacactttaaTGAAAAGTTCGCAAAATAATTAAGTCTGAAGACGTACTgtgaatatagttttttttttaatccattaacTTTTATATGTCCACGCGGCATGATGGCCCAGCCCTGTCCACGCAGCGAATCGGCATGAGAAGGCAGGGCGGGGAGTCGGActagcttcaccactgggcaaggatggctgatggctgatggtaaGAGGAGGGTTGGCTTAACGAGAACTGCcgaggtcgctgacgtcacgctccCGAAGGCTCCcaaagtttttcccttcactgagacctttatttaaaaaattcagctCCCGGGGATGAGTAATTTTCCGCAATTCTTTCCGGCCAAAACCTACTGGTGAACTGTCTTCACTAAGCACTTTCTGTCtcagttaaccctttcctatCTAAGGTTTACATACATTCAACATATACGTTAGTCCCTGAGCCACCAAAGGGTTAAACACTCCGTAAAACACGGGAGGCAAGACTGGTCCCTGACAATGAACTTCTATGTATTTTATTACTGGCGCTACACTTTAGTCTCTATGGACTGAAACACACAGAAGTAGTCAGACTGCATCACGTGTGGAGGATCAACCAGACCATCTTATCTGACGTCCCATCTGTCATCGACAGCCACTGCCAGCAGATGCAGGATCATCGATTAAAAACTTGTCCATTCTTCGAGTGATCAATACAGAGCTTTTAGCAAGATCAACTTTGGATGGACTTTAACAGCTTTCTTATCTGCTAGTTGATAACGGCTCGCAGTTTGTATGTCATCTCGCCTCTGCCTGTCTGTCCATTGCTAACAGAAGAATTACAGCTATCAGGTTGTGTCCAGTATGTCAGAGTTTTCCCTTCacatgtcgtctgctccatgttCTACATTTTGGCCTGTAGACAAGTATGTTTTCATCACCTCCGCTCGAAACCGATACATGCCTCGTTTCTAAGTAAGGCTGTGAAATAGTTGCTGACATGGTGTAAGACTCCAATTAACTAACCTACAATTAGGCATTGCCACCTgtgggtctctctctctcttgtgtgtgcaTACTTAGTGTTTTGGTAAACATCTAGGAGAAAATTGTAGTTAAGAGAATAAAACCGAGGCCTGACACAAAGGTCCCATCTGTCATTGCGAACAGATATCAGATTATCTATTAAAATCTTTCTCATTTCAGTGTGATCAGTGCTGAACTTGAAGTAAGATCCCTATTGGATCGATTCTTGCATCGTTCTTAGCTGCTAGCTGATAAAGGTTTTTTCTGTGTTCGCGTACGCCATACACTGTTAAGGCGTCTGGAAAAggagtggtcacgtgacattactttttttgttttctctcgtaATTTGTTGCTGGAGCCGGCCGGTTGTTTGTAAATTCTTTTTAGTACAAATCTTGATTGATCTTTCTCTCAATAACCTTCGTAGCCTCTTTCATCattacaagaaattttttttttaatttttaaaaaaactaacaacCGGTTAATTATGCAATCATTCTATACTAAGAAACGTCAGAGCTTCCCTAAACGATGGTAAAGGACACCGGCTCCTGGACTATCCAGTAAAGAGAGACAAAATGTTAATCATATATAAATTTCTCAGAATTGTCACTAAGTAAAATTGTTCAAGAGTCACCAGGCTGAGCTGAGTCGTTGCTATGCCAACTTGTTCAACGAGTAAAGGTGTGTCCGCTTAGCAAATGTTGAGATAACTGTGAGTTTCACGAATACTGTATGACATAGGGCAGGTCTTTCAACTCTTTCTCCACGACTGCGTCCATCTGCTCGCTCATGGCCACAGTAAGATAGTTCTTCCAGTCGCCCACCTCTCCTggaacacaaacatacaaagattCATTACATCAGGTAGATGATAAATCAAACAggacttttttcttcattttggaTGATATGTTGAAAAATTTATGTCTCGCCATATTGTAACACACTGAGGaaggttatttttaaaataccgACAGTCTTCAAAATTTGTCCTTTTTACCATAGTGTGATAGCATTGACAAGTAGCACAATATCCATAATTACCTTTTCTGTACATATTCATCTTTCTATGTggaatatttttgcttttggtaAATTCTGGAATGGCTTTCTTCTCATCCtgtttcttcatgttctggaaGCTGCAGGCCTCTGCGATTTCTTCACACAGTTGCTGTGATGCTGGAACTTCCAAAAACTCAGCAATCTGCTTTACTTTATCTGAGGGACtctgaaaaacaagttttatgcAAATATAGACACAATCTAAATACTAATTCTATATTTGACAAACCACTTGAAAGAGATGTAGACCTAATAAATTCAAATCTCTAAAATATCTCAGAATGGAACCAGAGAATACTGATGCCTGTTGTCAAGACAAAATTGTGTAAATTGTATCAGAGATTTGCAGTGGCCTTACAAACCCGTTTCATATCTTCAAAGGAGATGGATAATATAGGAATGTTCGGATTTTCTTGGGTAAAATCGTGAAACTGCCGCAAGTAACTGAAGTAAGCACCATAGTTGActgaaacagaacaaaatgtaCAATCCCTTTATTATTGTAAGTCATCGAATGGAAAGATGAGACAGACAGGGACAGAGAGGGGAAGGCCAAGAAGCAGATACAGAAAGAGTGTAATCAACGTGTAGAACATacctgtacacatacacacatatatgtgaCAAGGGGCAGATAATTTCTGCTGTAAAAGTTACTCGTTTGCTCCcctttttatgcaaaaaaaaataataaatcatatttGCTTACCTTTGCCATCTAAGAATCGttgaaaaaattctgaaaattcAACGAATGTATTGAAAAGGTTCTTTTGCATGAAGTAGAAGGATACAACAGTGTCCTTAGGATTGCGATAAACATGAAGGACCTTGACACGCTTGTCTCTGATCTGTTGCCACGGCAACATAGAAAACGGAAGATGCGTATTGAGGATGCGCGGAGACGCCATGGCCGCTACCATGTCCACGTCGACAAAGTCGACCATCAGCTGTTCCTTGCGACGAGTCTCGTACTCGGCCTTGCCTTGCAGCAACATGGAGGTCACCTCCCACAGCCAGTGAGTTCCTGACCAACAGATATGGACACAGAGTGAGTTGTTGACTAACAAAGATGGACACGCCTAATTAATTCGACATACCGCAAAATGGGGTTCATATCTCCCACAATAGCCATCTGTCGCAGTCTTGG
This window of the Pomacea canaliculata isolate SZHN2017 linkage group LG4, ASM307304v1, whole genome shotgun sequence genome carries:
- the LOC112561763 gene encoding sulfotransferase 1A1-like, producing MTSQEHNSSFKMENEKDGKLDPIYWLVEGIPLPSFRFNKEEWEKHIDDLRNMELRHDDILLCTYPKTGTHWLWEVTSMLLQGKAEYETRRKEQLMVDFVDVDMVAAMASPRILNTHLPFSMLPWQQIRDKRVKVLHVYRNPKDTVVSFYFMQKNLFNTFVEFSEFFQRFLDGKVNYGAYFSYLRQFHDFTQENPNIPILSISFEDMKRSPSDKVKQIAEFLEVPASQQLCEEIAEACSFQNMKKQDEKKAIPEFTKSKNIPHRKMNMYRKGEVGDWKNYLTVAMSEQMDAVVEKELKDLPYVIQYS